The Nakamurella antarctica genomic interval AGTCCCCCACGTTCGCAGAACTCGGCGTTGACGAGCGGATCGTCTCCGCCTTGGCGGCCAACGGAATCCATCGCACCTTCGCCATCCAAGAGCTGACGCTGCCGGTCGCCTTGCAGGGCAGCGACCTCATCGGTCAAGCCCGCACAGGGATGGGCAAGACCCTAGGCTTTGGTGTCCCCTTGCTGCAGCGCCTGAGCCTCGAGTCCGTGCCGGAAGGCGCTCGCGCACCCCGAGCCCTCATCATCGTTCCGACACGTGAGTTGTGCGTGCAGGTCACGCGGGATCTTGCATCCGCTGCAAAGAATATCGGTCTGAAAGTCACCAGTGTCTACGGCGGTCGCGCGTACGAGCCCCAGGTAGCGGCGTTGCAAGGTGGCGTCGACGTCGTCGTCGGCACCCCCGGCCGCTTGCTCGACCTCGCGAAGAGCGGGTCGCTTGTTCTGGGGGCTGTCAAGGTTCTCGTTTTGGACGAGGCTGACGAAATGCTCGACTTGGGCTTCCTGCCCGATATCGAGAAGGTCCTCACGATGGTGCCGACCACGAAACAGACCATGTTGTTCTCTGCCACGATGCCCGGTCCGATCCTGACCCTGGCACGTACTTTTATGTCCCAGCCCATGCATATCCGCGCCGAAATGGCAGCCGAAGGTGCTACCCATCGGTCGACCACGCAGTACGTGTATCGCGCCCACGCGATGGACAAGGTAGAGATGCTGGCACGGATCCTCAACGCGGACGGTCGCGGCCTGACCATGGTCTTCAGCCGCACCAAACGCACCGCGCAAAAGGTTGCCGATGAGCTGGTGGAGCGCGGTTTTGCCGCCGCCGCCGTGCACGGTGACCTCGGCCAGGGGGCCCGCGAGCAGGCGCTGCGCGCGTTTCGCTCAGGCAAAGTCGACGTTTTAGTCGCCACCGACGTCGCTGCGCGCGGTATCGACATCGAGGGGGTCACCCACGTCATCAACTATCAGAGCCCCGAAGATGACAAGACGTACGTTCACCGCATCGGCCGAACCGGTCGCGCGGGCCGAACCGGTATCGCCGTCACGATGGTCGATTGGGACGATATCCCCCGCTGGAAGATGATCAACGACGCCCTCAACTTGGACTTTGCCGATCCAGCGGAGACCTACTCATCGTCCCCGCACCTGTACTCAGATTTAAGCATCCCCGAAGGCGCCAAGGGACGTCTGGCCCGCAGCGAACGGACCAGGGCCGGTCTGGGGGCTGAATCAGTCGAGGACCTCGGCGAGACTGGCGGGCGCAATCGCAAGAATGCCGTTCGCAGTTCCCATGACGCGCCTGCCAATCGGGACGCGACGCGCCCCAGGCGCAACTCGACGGCAGCTGGTCACCACGCCGAAACCGTGGAAGCCGGCCCAGATACCCCCTCATCGGACCGGCCCCGGCGCGCCCGGCGCCGCAGCGGAGCAACTGCTCCGGACGCATACCCCAACACCGTCGTATCCCCCAACACCGTCGTATCCCCCGATGCCGTCGCCGACGGTGAAGGCGCTCCGCGTCGTCGGCGTCGCCGTCGTTCGACCGGGAGTTCCGACCAGATTTCTTCGGCTACCTCAGAAGCTGGCACTCGCTCTGCGAGCGCTGAATAGGGGCGCATCCCCCGCATGACACGTCGCCCCAACACGCCCCTGACAATTGAACTCAGCAGAAGTGAACAGCCATGAGCGCAACACCTTTCCCCGAACCCCGTGGTCTCGGTGAGGCACCGGGGTTCAACCAACTCAGCGCTCACGGAGCCAAGCGCGTCGACCTGCCCGGTCGGCACGGACCGGTCGCTGCGCTGGACCGTCATCCCGCGGGCGAGGTGGTCGGTACCGTCCTGTTGGTGCCCGGGTACACAGGGTCCAAGGAGGACTTCGCGCCCATCGTCCCGATGGTGGCGGAGGCAGGTTATCGCGTTGTTTCGATCGATCAGCCGGGCCAGTACGAATCGCCTGGCCCGGATGACGAGGACGCTTACCTGCCGGCTGCTTTGGGTCTGGTTGTTGCTGATCTCATCGCAGAGCTCAAGTCGGATATCGAAGGACCGCTGATCCTGCTGGGCCACTCGTACGGCGGATTGGTTGCCCGCAGCGCCGTTCTGGCTGGGGCAGACGTCGCGGGTTTGACACTGCTGTGTTCTGGACCGGCCGCATTTCATACTGGACCGCGCCTGGACGCGTTGCGTGAAAGCGAAATCATGTTGCGCGCCCATGGACTCGCCGCTGCGTACGGCTTCCGTGAGGCCCTGACCGAGGAACTGGCGGGTGCGCAGGAGCAGGATCTGGCAGCGTTCCGGCGCACCCGATTCCTTCGCTCTTCGGCCGCTGGCCTCTTGGGGATGGGCGGCGCGTTGCTGAACGAGCCCAACCGCACTCACGAGTTAGCGGCTACCGGCGTACAGACTCAGGTAGTGGCGGGCGTAGACGACAACGCGTGGCCCTTCGTTGATCAGGCCCAGATGGCGCGCGCATTGGGGACCGAGTTGATTCTCATTCCCAGTTCTGCGCACTCCCCCGCGATCGAAAATCCGGCTGGTTTGATGCAAGTGCTCCTGCCACAATGGCGGGCTTGGGCCGAGGCTCACACCCGGAGCTAGAGACGACCCAGCTACAGTCTTGAGTCCATGAAGACCTGCGCTGATGATGGGCAAGTACAAGTGCAAGCGACCATCGGTTTGATCGGCGGGATGAGCTGGGAAAGCAGCTCGTTGTACTACCGCCATATCAACGAAATGGTGCGAGATCGGTTGGGTGCCTTGCATTCCGCCAAGTGCATACTGTTCTCGGTCGACTTTGCCGATATCGAAGCGATGCAGTCTGCGGGCAATTGGGAGGCGGCGGGCGAGGTGCTCGCTAACGCTGCCCGCCGACTGGAAGCTGCGGGCGCTGACTTCTTGGTGCTCTGCACCAACACGATGCATAAAGTGGCCGACCAGATCACCGCCGCGGTCAGCATTCCACTCTTGCACCTTGCAGACGCCGCGGCTGCGGACATCATCGCCAAGGGCGTACGCACAGTCGGGCTGCTCGGCACCGCGTTCACCATGGAGCAGGCGTTCTACACGGATCGGCTGATCTCCCACGGACTCATCGTCCTGACGCCGCCACCTGGTGATCGCGCCGAGATTCACCGCATCATTTACGAGGAATTGTGTCGGGGCGTCATCAGTGAGGCATCACGCGCCAGCTATCTACACATCATCGCGGATCTGGTCACAGCTGGAGCCCAGGGAATCATCCTAGGCTGCACCGAAATTGAGCTGCTAATCGAGCAAAAGCATTGCACCATACCAGTTTTCCCCACCACTGCTATTCACGCGAGGGCAGCTGTGGACTTTGCACTGAGCGAGAAGCTAGCGCCACCAACTCCACCACAGGAGCCCCGCAACGCTCCCCAGGACGACTAGGGCGACCGTCACTGTGGGCGCCGTTGCGCCCCACCCGGATGAGCGTCGACGCCGCGCCAGAAAAAGTCCCAGCTCCCCCAGCGCACCTACACCCAGGTGCGCCACCACCCTGTCCCAACCCGGGCCGATCGAAACGGCAAACCCGGTACCGGGTTTCAGCACGGGCAGCAGCACCATTAACAATCCAAGGATGACACCGAGCACCAAGGTCCCGGCTGAAAGCAGGCTCGCGAAGCCAGCAACAAACCGGACCCCGCGAGGAAGTTGCGGTGCAGGGTAGGACTCCGGCTGGCTCTGACCCCCCCAAGGCGGAAGGTCAACTTCCTCCCATAGGTCTGCACCGACCTTCTCATCCCGGCCAAAATCTGCCCAGGGATTACTCATTTCTGCAGGAGGGGAACAACCCCCGAGGAGGCAGAGACAATGCGCTGCAGGGACTTTTCCGGCGTCAAGTCCTGACCCAACCGCAATGTCTTATTGGTGCCGTGGAAATCGGAGGAACCGGTGGGGATCAGGTCGAGCTCTTCCGCGAGTGCGGCAAGCTCCGTGCGGGCTGCTTCGTCATGGTCAGGATGAAATACCTCTATGCCGTCAAGACCCTGTGCCGCAAGAGATCTCAGCTTCTCCCTGCCCAGGACCGCGGCGGCTTCCCGGGAGCGCGGGTGCGCAATGACCGACACACCACCAGCCGCAGCGATCATCGCGATCGCAGTTTCCAGGTCGGTGTCGGCCTTATGCACGTAATACGGGCCATCGCCCCTCAGGTAGGTAGCGAACGCCTCGTGAACACTTTCGACCAGTCCCGCTTGTTTCAAAGCTCGCCCAATATGTGGCCTGCCGACGGGTGCGCCGCTGGCGATTTCCAACACCTGCTCGGCACTGATATCGATGCCATCCCGGACCATCTTCTCTACGATCCGCAGCCCACGATCCATCCGTTCCTGACGCAACCGAATGTGTTCCTGGACAATGGTCGGGTTACTGGGGTCGAATAGGTACCCCAGCAGGTGGATACTTGCCGGACGCCCGTTGGGCTGCGCGATTTCGGTGGAGAATTCGGTTCCGCGCATCAGCGCCATTCCGGTGGGTAATGCTTGCTCAGCAGCGTCCCAACCGGAGGTCGTATCGTGGTCTGTGATCCCAATGACATCGAGCCCGGCGCGTCCGGCGGAGGCCATTAACTCCGCTGGGGTTTCGGTGCCGTCGGAGGAACTCGAATGTGAGTGCAAATCGATGCGCATAGAAGCCTATTCTTCCCTCTGCGATGCACTGTTGTGCACACCGGTGTTTTTCACCGGCCTCACACCGGGGGAAGGTAGGTTCATCTCAGCTAGACCGCCCGCCCAAGCGGTGCACCGGTCTTATTCGCCCGTCTGGAGGCTGCCGTGCCGATTCTGCCATCGATTCCCTCACTGAGCGCGCTTCGTCGTGGCTCCCGTTCGACAGGCGAATTGGCCCCCGTACCAAGCCCAGCCAACAACAGCGTGATCGTGGATTGCGCCACCTATTTCGATGGTGTCCGGCAGTCGTCCTGCGAGCGGCCAGATGACGCCATCGCGCGCGTGCGAGCCCACGGTTCAGGTTTTGTCTGGATTGGACTCAAGGAACCGGAAATGGCCGACATGGCCGAAGTAGCAACATCTTTCGGGCTGCACGAGCTGGCCGTTGAGGATGCTATCAACGCCTACCAACGGGCAAAGATCGAGCAGTACTCGAGCTCGTTGTTTGTGGTCATCAAGACGGTGAAATATGTTGAACATGAATCCGCTCTCAAGGCGGTGGAGATCGTCAACTCCGGCGAAATCATGATGTTCCTCGGCGCCGATTTCATCGTCACCGTCCGGCACGGCGACCACTCGGGCCTCGCGGGATTACGACAGGACTTGGAGCGCGACCCGGCTCGACTCGCGCTGGGGCCCGCCGCCGTCATGCACGCCATTGCCGACCGAATCGTCGACCAATATTTGGCGGTGGTCGAGTCGGTCGAAGACGACATCGACGAGATGGAGTCGCTGGTTTTCGACCCCACCGCGATCCTGCGGACTGAGCAAATCTATCTGCTGAAGCGGGAAGTGCTGGAGCTTCGCAGAGCGATTGCCCCGCTGTCTGCGCCGATGCGACGCCTGGCCGAGATGCCCAATGTGTTTGTGCCGCCAGAGATCCGCACCTACATGCGTGACGTCGAAGATCACCTGCAGCAGGTGTCCGAGCGAGTGATGGCCTTCGACGAAATTCTGACCACCCTCGTCAACGCTGTGCTTGCGCAGGTGGCAACCCGGCAGAACGAGGACATGCGCAAAATTTCGGCGTGGGCTGCGATCGCGTTGGTCCCCACCGCGGTTGCCGGTATTTACGGGATGAACTTCGACTTCATGCCCGAGCTCCACTGGACCTTCGGTTACCCGTTGGC includes:
- a CDS encoding magnesium and cobalt transport protein CorA, which codes for MPSIPSLSALRRGSRSTGELAPVPSPANNSVIVDCATYFDGVRQSSCERPDDAIARVRAHGSGFVWIGLKEPEMADMAEVATSFGLHELAVEDAINAYQRAKIEQYSSSLFVVIKTVKYVEHESALKAVEIVNSGEIMMFLGADFIVTVRHGDHSGLAGLRQDLERDPARLALGPAAVMHAIADRIVDQYLAVVESVEDDIDEMESLVFDPTAILRTEQIYLLKREVLELRRAIAPLSAPMRRLAEMPNVFVPPEIRTYMRDVEDHLQQVSERVMAFDEILTTLVNAVLAQVATRQNEDMRKISAWAAIALVPTAVAGIYGMNFDFMPELHWTFGYPLALVLIAGICVLLYRTLRKRGWL
- a CDS encoding aspartate/glutamate racemase family protein, with amino-acid sequence MKTCADDGQVQVQATIGLIGGMSWESSSLYYRHINEMVRDRLGALHSAKCILFSVDFADIEAMQSAGNWEAAGEVLANAARRLEAAGADFLVLCTNTMHKVADQITAAVSIPLLHLADAAAADIIAKGVRTVGLLGTAFTMEQAFYTDRLISHGLIVLTPPPGDRAEIHRIIYEELCRGVISEASRASYLHIIADLVTAGAQGIILGCTEIELLIEQKHCTIPVFPTTAIHARAAVDFALSEKLAPPTPPQEPRNAPQDD
- a CDS encoding alpha/beta fold hydrolase, translating into MSATPFPEPRGLGEAPGFNQLSAHGAKRVDLPGRHGPVAALDRHPAGEVVGTVLLVPGYTGSKEDFAPIVPMVAEAGYRVVSIDQPGQYESPGPDDEDAYLPAALGLVVADLIAELKSDIEGPLILLGHSYGGLVARSAVLAGADVAGLTLLCSGPAAFHTGPRLDALRESEIMLRAHGLAAAYGFREALTEELAGAQEQDLAAFRRTRFLRSSAAGLLGMGGALLNEPNRTHELAATGVQTQVVAGVDDNAWPFVDQAQMARALGTELILIPSSAHSPAIENPAGLMQVLLPQWRAWAEAHTRS
- a CDS encoding PHP domain-containing protein, coding for MRIDLHSHSSSSDGTETPAELMASAGRAGLDVIGITDHDTTSGWDAAEQALPTGMALMRGTEFSTEIAQPNGRPASIHLLGYLFDPSNPTIVQEHIRLRQERMDRGLRIVEKMVRDGIDISAEQVLEIASGAPVGRPHIGRALKQAGLVESVHEAFATYLRGDGPYYVHKADTDLETAIAMIAAAGGVSVIAHPRSREAAAVLGREKLRSLAAQGLDGIEVFHPDHDEAARTELAALAEELDLIPTGSSDFHGTNKTLRLGQDLTPEKSLQRIVSASSGVVPLLQK
- a CDS encoding DEAD/DEAH box helicase, which translates into the protein MLAEVLPESPTFAELGVDERIVSALAANGIHRTFAIQELTLPVALQGSDLIGQARTGMGKTLGFGVPLLQRLSLESVPEGARAPRALIIVPTRELCVQVTRDLASAAKNIGLKVTSVYGGRAYEPQVAALQGGVDVVVGTPGRLLDLAKSGSLVLGAVKVLVLDEADEMLDLGFLPDIEKVLTMVPTTKQTMLFSATMPGPILTLARTFMSQPMHIRAEMAAEGATHRSTTQYVYRAHAMDKVEMLARILNADGRGLTMVFSRTKRTAQKVADELVERGFAAAAVHGDLGQGAREQALRAFRSGKVDVLVATDVAARGIDIEGVTHVINYQSPEDDKTYVHRIGRTGRAGRTGIAVTMVDWDDIPRWKMINDALNLDFADPAETYSSSPHLYSDLSIPEGAKGRLARSERTRAGLGAESVEDLGETGGRNRKNAVRSSHDAPANRDATRPRRNSTAAGHHAETVEAGPDTPSSDRPRRARRRSGATAPDAYPNTVVSPNTVVSPDAVADGEGAPRRRRRRRSTGSSDQISSATSEAGTRSASAE